One Chaetodon auriga isolate fChaAug3 chromosome 14, fChaAug3.hap1, whole genome shotgun sequence genomic window carries:
- the col12a1a gene encoding collagen alpha-1(XII) chain isoform X1: MKIGLSLATAAFVAALLSTIDAQVEPPSDLKFKIINENTVEMSWRRPSSRIEGFRIQVVSDADEAVRDFTLSAYTTTTSITDLTPDLDYSVSINSYEGSDESIPIFGQLTIQSSNTTGRVRRPQSDAIKCSVSAVADLVFLVDGSWSVGRENFKHIRSFIGSLAGAFDIGEDKTRVAVVQYSTDTRTEFPLTRYTRRGDLLQAINSLPYKGGNTMTGDAIDYLLQNIFTEAAGSRKAFPKVAMIITDGKSQDPVEEYAKRLRNIGVEIFVLGIKGADEDELREMASTPHSKHVYNVPNFDMIQEVQKRIITEVCSGVDEQLSSLVSGEEMVEPATNLQVLEIASKSMRVTWDASLGDVTGYKVTLIPMLAGMKRQELYMGPTQTSINVRDLSPETEYEISLYALKGLTPSEPIMAMEKTQPVKVSTECSLGVDVQADVVLLVDGSYSIGLQNFAKVRAFLEVLVNSFDIGPNKVQLSLVQYSRDPHTEFALNTHHDISAVVRAVRTFPYRGGSTNTGKAMTYVREKIFIPARGARQNVPRVMVLITDGKSSDSFKDAATNLRNIDVEIFAVGVKDAVRSELEAIANPPADNHVFEVEDFDAFQRISKELTQSICLRIEQELLNIKKRSLLPPTNLEFSEITSRSFRTTWTAPAARVMSYLVRFRKAEDITGDYISLAVPADTTTAVLPHLFPITAYEVNVFAQYDKGDSFPLTGEETTLEEQGTVRNLRVTEETTNSFRVSWQAAPGSVIRYRLSYVPLSGAGEILEAQTIGTETSIVLQELFPITTYRVSVSAEYLTGIGEEMQVDGTTKEVRGSPRDLRVFDETISTMKLAWQAAPGNVLQYRIAFKPSEGGERKEISVKGDTTQAVLKNLQPGTEYELFVSARYSSGVGDPLLGTGTTLEELGSPRDLVTRDVTDTSFLVTWAAAPGNVRQYRIRWKSLFTEEAGEKTEPGDITATVLDGLSPETRYQVSVFAVYGHGEGQALVGEETTDVSAAGRMIVVSEETEKTMKVTWQQAPGNVLNYRVTYKPKVGGRQLAAKVPGGNSSTVLRRLTSFTTYDITVLPVYRFGEGKARQGEGTTLSPFKAPRNLQTSEPSKTSFRVTWDHAPGDVKGYKVTFHPVGEDIDLGELLVGPYDNTVVLEELRAGTKYSVSVFGMFDGGESLPLAGEEKTTLSDAPEPPPYEATDVMCKTTAQADIVLLVDGSWSIGRLNFKTIRAFIARMVGVFDIGPERVQIGLAQYSGDPKTEWHLDAHRTRESLLEAVANLPYKGGNTLTGLALNYILQNNFKENVGMRPNSRKIGVLITDGKSQDDVIVNSQNLRDQGIELYAIGVKNADENELRSIASDPDNIHMYNVADFSFLLDIVDNLTDNLCNSVKGPGGAPDAPTNLVTSEVTHRSFRASWTAPDGPVDKYRVEYMTLSGRPQQVFVDGTETTVVLQGLYPLTEYAVSVYSVVGEDSSEPLEGTETTLPLSAVRRMDIYDEQTTTMRVRWEEAEGATGYMLLYSAINATQSTLEQEIRVGGDTTDVQLVKLLPNTAYTLSLFALHGESASEPLTKQGVTLPLPPPGLLRVRDITHSTMRLIWDAAPGLVRKYLITYKPEDGDAKELEVGGSVTTRELDNLISQTEYGLAVTPVYDEGPGQPMLGEAITDVVPAPKNLRFSEVTQTSFRATWEHGAPDVALYRIGWTKRGESNFQYAILNNDETTHVLENLEPDTPYDVSVTAIYPDESESEDLLGTERTLSKHGVVTSPNGPPTNLVVFNETITSMNARWNPAPGRVQNYRITYVPTSGGRSQTTQVGGKKTTVLLPKLTPDTEYSITVVAVYARGVSRELNGLGKTKPLGGVRNLRVTDPTTSTLNVLWEAAEGNVRQYRIFYVPAAGGEQEMVQVSGSTYNTVLKNLQSDTVYTVTVVPIYSAGEGQRMSENGKTLERSPVRNIQVFNPTTNTLNVRWEAATGPVQQYRVVYAPLTGSRPSESIVVPGTTTTALLQQLLPNTDYNVGVVALYSDGEGPAISDAGKTLPRSGPRNMRVFDPTTSTLSVSWEHAEGPVMQYRITYAQTTGDPIEEYTTVPGNRNNVILQNLDPDTPYNIKVTAIYGDGPGGELEGDGRTVGMLGPRNLRVSDEWYTRFRVSWDPAPSRVNGYKLIYQPEGSDESLEVLVGDVTSHQLHNLKPGTTYDLKVLAQYNTGLSAPLIGQGTTLYLNVTDLTTYNVGYDTFCVRWAPHRAATSYRLKVNPFDTSKSGSQEITVRGSESSYCFDGLTPDTLYNATVYAQTPNLEGPGVSVKERTLVKPTEVPTEPPTPPAPVTVPPALDVCKGAKADLVFLIDGSWSIGDESFIKVIQFVKSMTGAFDVISPKGMQVSFVQYSDDAKTEFKLNTYHDKGIVLSALQTVRYRGGNTKTGVSLKHVYEKVFTSDSGMRRNVPKVLVVVTDGRSQDDVKKSAEKLQHSGYSVFVVGVADVDMTELRLIGSKPSERHVFVVDDYDAFAKIQDNLITFICETATSTCPLIYINGFTTPGFRMLEAFNITDRTFAGMNGVSMEPGSFNSYIAYRLHKDSFLNQPTKEIHPDGLPPSYTIILLLRLLPDTPSEPFDIWQIADKNNNPEVGITVNPSSKTIAFYNKDTRGEIQRATFNEEQVKWIFHGSFHKLHITISPEKVKLNVDCQEVAEKPIKEASNITVDGYEVLGKMVKSGGGRRQSATFQLQMFDIICSLSWISRDKCCDLPATRDEAKCPSLPHSCTCTQDSIGPQGPPGPSGSPGTKGPRGDRGEPGSAGGMGPRGESGLPGAMGPPGPQGPNGLSLPGEPGRPGPKGDPGDPGLTGLQGSPGSRGPLGPVGPSGARGPPGKEGPSGPRGPPGPMGSPGNPGVPGITGKPGKPGDPGNPGPVGLKGEKGERGDFASQNMMRSIARQVCEQLVNSQMSRIDMMLNQIPSGYRSNSPGPPGPPGPPGNQGSRGEPGQPGRTGFPGSPGLPGNQGERGLPGEKGERGSTGNGIRGQRGPSGPPGPPGESRTGPPGPSGSAGARGPPGRQGTPGVRGPPGPPGYCDSSQCVGIPYNGQGYTANRYQPGPEVVSIPVEPAGEFQTMQSPGSSRNQRGKRSLPQDNTETLAS; the protein is encoded by the exons TGGAACCCCCCTCAGACTTGAAATTTAAaattataaatgaaaacacagtggaaatgtcatggAGAAGACCCTCGTCAAGGATAGAGGGCTTCAGAATCCAAGTTGTATCAGATGCAG ATGAAGCAGTCAGAGACTTTACCCTCAGTGCATATACCACTACGACCTCAATCACTGACCTGACCCCTGACTTGGACTACTCAGTGTCCATAAACTCCTATGAAGGGTCAGACGAGAGCATTCCCATCTTTGGACAACTGACCA tCCAGTCCAGTAACACTACTGGACGCGTCAGGAGGCCACAGTCAGATGCAATCA AGTGTTCGGTCAGTGCGGTAGCAGATTTGGTTTTCCTGGTGGACGGCTCATGGAGTGTGGGCCGAGAAAACTTTAAGCACATCCGCAGTTTCATCGGCTCCCTGGCAGGGGCCTTCGACATTGGCGAAGACAAGACCCGGGTGGCCGTGGTTCAGTACAGTACAGACACCCGTACAGAGTTCCCCCTCACCCGTTACACCAGAAGAGGAGACCTGCTCCAAGCCATCAACTCCCTGCCATACAAAGGGGGAAATACTATGACAG GTGATGCCATAGATTATCTCCTACAAAACATCTTTACGGAGGCAGCTGGATCCAGGAAAGCTTTTCCTAAGGTAGCCATGATCATCACAGATGGAAAATCCCAGGACCCAGTGGAGGAGTATGCTAAAAGGCTTAGGAACATTGGAGTGGAAATATTTGTCCTAG GTATCAAAGGAGCAGATGAGGATGAACTCAGGGAAATGGCCTCCACACCTCACAGCAAACATGTGTACAATGTTCCCAACTTTGACATGATCCAAGAAGTACAGAAAAGGATCATCACAGAGGTGTGCTCTGGTGTCGATGAGCAGCTCAGCTCTCTGGTCAGCGGAGAGGAAA TGGTGGAGCCGGCCACAAACCTGCAGGTCCTAGAAATTGCATCTAAGTCAATGAGGGTAACATGGGATGCTTCCCTGGGTGATGTCACTGGCTACAAGGTCACCCTCATCCCCATGCTAGCTGGAATGAAACGCCAAGAGCTGTACATGGGGCCCACCCAGACATCCATTAATGTCCGTGACCTTTCTCCTGAGACTGAGTATGAGATCAGCCTGTATGCCCTGAAAGGTCTAACTCCTAGTGAACCCATCATGGCTATGGAGAAGACCCAGCCTGTCAAGGTGTCAACTG AGTGCTCTCTGGGAGTGGATGTGCAAGCTGATGTGGTCCTACTGGTTGATGGCTCGTACAGTATTGGATTACAAAACTTTGCCAAAGTCCGTGCCTTCTTGGAAGTCCTGGTCAATTCCTTTGACATTGGACCCAACAAGGTCCAGCTTAGCTTGGTCCAGTACAGTCGCGATCCCCACACTGAGTTTGCCCTCAACACCCACCATGACATTAGTGCCGTTGTCAGAGCTGTTCGTACTTTCCCCTATCGTGGAGGCTCAACTAACACTGGCAAGGCCATGACCTATGTCAGGGAGAAGATCTTTATCCCTGCTCGTGGAGCGAGACAGAATGTTCCCCGTGTCATGGTCCTGATCACAGATGGAAAATCATCCGACTCCTTTAAGGATGCAGCAACCAACCTGAGGAATATTGATGTGGAGATATTCGCTGTTGGTGTGAAGGATGCAGTGAGGTCAGAGTTGGAGGCCATTGCTAATCCCCCAGCTGACAATCATGTGTTTGAGGTGGAGGACTTTGATGCCTTCCAGAGGATCTCAAAGGAGCTGACTCAGTCCATCTGTCTGAGGATTGAACAGGAGCTACTCAACATTAAAAAGAGGA GTCTGCTTCCACCCACTAACTTGGAGTTCTCTGAGATCACCTCCAGAAGCTTCCGTACCACCTGGACAGCTCCTGCTGCCAGAGTCATGTCTTACCTGGTGCGTTTCCGCAAGGCTGAAGACATCACTGGAGACTACATTTCCTTGGCAGTGCCTGCTGATACCACCACAGCCGTTCTGCCCCACCTGTTCCCCATCACTGCCTATGAGGTCAACGTCTTTGCTCAGTATGACAAAGGAGACAGTTTCCCTTTGACTGGTGAAGAGACTACTCTGGAAG AGCAAGGGACTGTACGAAACCTACGAGTTACAGAGGAGACAACGAACAGTTTCAGAGTGTCATGGCAAGCTGCTCCAGGTTCAGTAATTAGGTATCGCCTCTCCTACGTCCCCCTGAGTGGTGCTGGAGAAATACTGGAAGCCCAAACTATTGGAACGGAGACTAGCATAGTTTTGCAGGAGCTTTTCCCCATTACCACCTaccgtgtgtctgtgtctgctgagtATTTGACAGGCATAGGGGAGGAGATGCAAGTAGATGGCACCACTAAGGAAG tcCGCGGCTCTCCTCGTGACCTTCGCGTCTTTGATGAGACCATATCTACAATGAAATTGGCATGGCAGGCTGCTCCGGGAAATGTCCTCCAGTACCGCATTGCCTTCAAACCCTCtgaaggaggtgagaggaaggagataTCCGTCAAGGGAGATACTACCCAGGCTGTGCTGAAGAACCTCCAACCAGGCACTGAATATGAGCTGTTTGTTAGTGCACGCTACTCTTCTGGTGTGGGTGATCCTCTTCTGGGCACAGGAACCACTTTGGAAG AGCTCGGTTCACCCAGAGATCTTGTGACCAGAGACGTCACTGACACCAGTTTCTTAGTGACCTGGGCCGCGGCCCCGGGTAATGTCCGGCAGTACCGGATCAGATGGAAGTCTCTGTTCACTGAAGAGGCTGGGGAAAAGACAGAACCAGGAGACATCACAGCCACTGTTCTGGACGGTCTCAGCCCTGAGACACGTTATCAggtctctgtgtttgctgtctaTGGCCATGGAGAGGGCCAGGCACTGGTTGGAGAGGAAACCACAGATG TCTCAGCTGCTGGGAGAATGATTGTTGTctctgaggagacagagaagaccATGAAGGTGACGTGGCAACAGGCACCTGGAAATGTACTCAACTACCGTGTTACCTACAAACCCAAGGTAGGAGGGCGCCAGCTGGCAGCCAAGGTGCCCGGTGGCAACTCCTCCACTGTGCTGAGACGCCTTACTTCCTTCACCACCTACGACATCACTGTCCTGCCAGTCTACCGTTTTGGAGAGGGCAAAGCAAGGCAAGGAGAAGGAACAACAT TGTCACCTTTCAAAGCCCCTAGGAACCTCCAGACTTCGGAGCCTTCCAAGACCAGTTTCCGTGTAACCTGGGACCATGCTCCTGGTGATGTTAAGGGCTACAAAGTCACTTTCCACCCTGTGGGCGAAGACATTGATCTGGGAGAACTTCTGGTTGGTCCCTATGACAACACTGTGGTGCTCGAGGAGCTGAG AGCTGGTACCAAATACTCTGTGAGCGTGTTTGGTATGTTTGATGGGGGAGAGAGTTTGCCATtggctggagaggagaaaaccACTCTCTCCGATGCACCCGAGCCTCCCCCTTATGAGGCAACAG ATGTGATGTGTAAGACCACTGCACAGGCTGACATTGTGTTGCTGGTGGATGGCTCCTGGAGTATTGGACGTCTCAACTTCAAGACCATTCGTGCCTTCATTGCACGTATGGTGGGAGTCTTTGACATTGGCCCTGAAAGGGTCCAAATCG GTCTTGCTCAGTACAGTGGAGACCCAAAAACTGAATGGCACTTGGATGCCCATCGAACCCGAGAGTCTCTCCTGGAGGCTGTGGCTAACCTGCCCTACAAAGGAGGAAACACCCTGACTG GTCTGGCTTTGAACTACATCCTCCAGAACAATTTCAAAGAGAATGTCGGAATGCGACCCAACTCCAGGAAGATCGGCGTGTTGATCACTGATGGCAAATCCCAGGACGATGTCATTGTCAACTCTCAGAACTTGCGTGATCAGGGCATTGAGCTCTATGCCATTG GTGTGAAGAATGCTGATGAGAATGAGTTGAGGTCCATTGCCTCTGATCCGGATAACATTCACATGTACAACGTGGCTGACTTCTCCTTCCTGTTGGACATTGTTGACAACCTTACTGACAACCTCTGTAACAGTGTGAAGGGACCAG GAGGTGCACCCGACGCTCCCACTAACCTGGTGACATCAGAGGTGACTCACCGCTCCTTCCGGGCCTCCTGGACCGCCCCTGATGGCCCTGTGGACAAGTACCGTGTGGAGTATATGACTTTGTCAGGACGCCCCCAGCAG GTGTTTGTGGATGGCACTGAGACCACAGTGGTTCTCCAGGGTCTCTACCCTCTGACAGAGTATGCGGTCAGCGTCTACTCAGTGGTGGGAGAGGACAGCAGCGAGCCTCTGGAAGGAACCGAGACCACAC tCCCTCTGAGTGCCGTGAGGAGAATGGACATTTATGATGAACAGACCACCACCATGCGGGTGAGATGGGAGGAGGCGGAGGGTGCTACTGGCTACATGCTGCTCTACAGCGCCATCAATGCCACTCAGTCCACCCTCGAGCAGGAG ATCAGAGTGGGAGGGGATACAACTGATGTCCAGCTGGTGAAGTTACTCCCCAACACGGCCTACACACTCTCCCTGTTCGCCCTGCATGGAGAGTCAGCGAGCGAACCTCTGACCAAGCAGGGAGTCACAC TGCCCCTGCCTCCTCCGGGCTTACTGAGGGTTCGTGACATCACCCACAGCACCATGAGGCTCATTTGGGATGCTGCTCCTGGTCTTGTTCGCAAATACCTCATCACCTACAAGCCTGAGGATGGAGATGCTAAAGAA CTGGAAGTGGGAGGAAGTGTGACCACCAGAGAGTTGGACAACCTGATCTCACAGACAGAGTATGGCCTGGCTGTCACCCCAGTCTATGATGAGGGACCTGGTCAGCCAATGTTGGGAGAAGCAATCACTG ATGTGGTTCCTGCCCCAAAGAACCTGCGATTCTCAGAAGTTACCCAGACCAGCTTCAGAGCCACCTGGGAGCACGGAGCCCCTGATGTGGCTCTGTACCGCATTGGTTGGACTAAGAGGGGAGAGAGCAACTTCCAATAC GCCATTCTTAACAATGACGAGACAACCCACGTTCTGGAGAACTTGGAGCCAGACACGCCCTATGATGTGTCTGTCACCGCCATCTATCCAGACGAATCAGAGAGCGAGGATCTGCTGGGCACCGAGAGGACAT TGTCCAAGCATGGTGTTGTCACAT CACCTAACGGACCTCCCACCAACTTGGTTGTGTTCAATGAAACCATCACCAGTATGAATGCCAGGTGGAATCCAGCTCCAGGCCGCGTCCAGAACTACAGGATCACTTATGTCCCCACATCTGGAGGAAGGAGCCAGACT ACCCAGGTTGGAGGAAAGAAAACTACTGTCCTGCTTCCCAAGCTGACCCCCGACACCGAATACTCCATCACTGTGGTGGCAGTCTATGCCAGAGGAGTCAGCAGGGAGCTGAATGGCCTTGGAAAGACCA AGCCTTTGGGTGGTGTTAGGAACTTGCGTGTCACTGaccccaccaccagcaccctGAATGTTCTgtgggaggctgctgagggCAACGTGCGTCAGTATAGGATCTTCTATGtccctgcagctggaggagagcaaGAGATG GTCCAGGTATCAGGCAGCACCTACAACACAGTGCTGAAGAACCTACAGTCTGATACTGTCTACACTGTAACTGTGGTTCCTATCTACTCTGCTGGAGAGGGTCAACGCATGTCAGAGAATGGCAAAACAT TGGAGCGTAGCCCCGTCAGGAACATCCAGGTTTTCAACCCAACTACCAACACACTGAACGTTCGCTGGGAAGCTGCCACAGGCCCAGTCCAGCAGTACCGGGTGGTCTATGCACCTCTCACTGGCAGCAGGCCCTCTGAGTCG ATTGTGGTACCCGGAACCACCACCACAgccctcctgcagcagctgctcccaAACACTGATTACAATGTTGGAGTGGTTGCCCTGTATAGCGACGGTGAAGGACCCGCCATCAGTGATGCTGGAAAGACAC TGCCCCGTAGTGGCCCAAGGAACATGCGTGTATTCGACCCCACCACCAGTACTCTCTCTGTGAGCTGGGAACACGCTGAAGGTCCCGTCATGCAATACCGCATCACCTATGCCCAGACCACAGGAGACCCCATCGAAGAATAT ACTACAGTACCTGGGAACAGAAACAATGTGATCCTGCAGAACCTGGACCCAGACACTCCTTATAATATCAAAGTGACTGCCATCTATGGTGATGGACCAGGGGGAGAGCTGGAGGGAGATGGACGCACAG TGGGTATGCTTGGCCCCAGGAACCTCCGTGTTTCTGATGAGTGGTACACCCGCTTCAGGGTGTCCTGGGACCCTGCGCCCTCCAGAGTGAACGGATACAAGCTTATCTACCAGCCTGAGG GCTCTGATGAGTCCTTGGAGGTGCTTGTTGGAGACGTGACCTCCCACCAATTGCATAACCTAAAACCTGGAACCACCTATGACCTGAAGGTGCTGGCACAATACAACACAGGCCTCAGTGCACCTCTGATTGGACAAGGCACCACAT TGTACCTGAACGTGACAGATCTGACCACCTACAATGTTGGCTACGACACTTTCTGTGTCCGATGGGCCCCTCACAGAGCAGCCACCTCCTACAGGCTCAAAGTCAATCCTTTTGACA CATCAAAGAGTGGATCTCAGGAGATTACTGTCAGAGGGTCGGAGAGTAGTTACTGCTTTGATGGCTTAACCCCTGACACTCTCTACAACGCCACAGTTTATGCCCAAACCCCCAACCTGGAGGGACCTGGAGTCAGCGTAAAGGAGAGGACAT TGGTCAAACCCACAGAGGTGCCAACCGAGCCTCCCACCCCCCCTGCACCAGTAACAGTCCCCCCTGCACTAGATG TGTGCAAAGGTGCAAAGGCAGACCTGGTCTTCCTCATTGATGGTTCCTGGAGTATTGGAGATGAGAGCTTCATCAAAGTCATCCAGTTTGTCAAGAGCATGACTGGAGCCTTTGATGTCATCAGCCCTAAGGGCATGCAG GTTTCATTTGTGCAGTACAGTGATGACGCAAAGACTGAGTTCAAGCTGAACACATACCATGACAAGGGCATCGTGCTTTCAGCTTTGCAGACTGTGCGCTACAGGGGCGGCAACACCAAGACAG GTGTTTCTCTGAAGCACGTGTACGAGAAGGTCTTCACCTCAGACAGTGGCATGAGGAGGAACGTCCCGAAGGTGCTGGTGGTGGTCACTGATGGACGCTCCCAGGATGACGTGAAGAAGAGtgcagaaaaactgcagcattCCG gctacagtgtgtttgtggttggtGTGGCTGATGTGGACATGACAGAATTGAGACTTATCGGCAGCAAGCCCAGTGAGAGACATGTGTTTGTGGTCGACGACTATGACGCTTTCGCCAAGATCCAGGACAACCTGATCACCTTCATCTGCGAAACGGCCACTTCCA CGTGTCCTCTGATCTACATCAATGGTTTCACAACGCCTG GCTTCAGGATGCTGGAGGCTTTCAACATCACAGACCGGACATTCGCTGGCATGAACGGCGTGTCCATGGAGCCAGGCTCCTTCAACAGCTACATTGCCTACAGGCTGCACAAGGATTCCTTCCTAAATCAGCCCACCAA GGAGATCCATCCGGACGGTCTTCCCCCATCCTACACCATCATCCTGCTCCTCCGCCTGCTGCCCGACACTCCTTCTGAACCTTTTGATATCTGGCAGATTGCcgacaaaaacaacaaccccGAAGTCGGGATCACCGTCAACC CTTCCAGCAAAACAATTGCATTCTACAACAAGGACACCCGAGGAGAGATCCAGAGAGCCACGTTTAATGAGGAGCAAGTGAAGTGGATTTTCCACGGGAGCTTCCACAAG CTCCACATCACCATCTCTCCAGAGAAAGTCAAGCTCAACGTGGACTGCCAAGAGGTGGCAGAGAAGCCCATCAAGGAAGCCAGCAACATCACAGTGGACGGTTATGAAGTGCTTGGCAAGATGGTCAAGTCTGGAGGCGGAAGGAGGCAGTCTGCAACa TTCCAGCTCCAGATGTTCGATATTATCTGCAGCTTGAGCTGGATCAGCCGAGACAAATGCTGCGACCTACCCGCCACA AGAGATGAGGCCAAGTGTCCATCCCTTCCTCActcgtgcacatgcacacaggacAGCATTGGCCCTCAGGGGCCTCCTGGACCTTCG GGCAGCCCAGGCACTAAGGGACCacgaggagacagaggagaaccTGGCAGCGCT GGTGGAATGGGACCACGCGGTGAGTCAGGACTCCCAGGTGCAATGGGACCACCAGGACCACAGGGCCCTAACGGACTGTCTCTGCCCGGAGAGCCT GGTCGCCCGGGACCAAAGGGAGATCCTGGAGACCCAGGCCTGACTGGACTGCAA GGTTCTCCCGGGTCACGTGGTCCTCTGGGCCCTGTTGGACCAAGCGGAGCACGG GGGCCACCAGGAAAAGAGGGACCATCTGGACCCAGAGGCCCACCAGGCCCCATG gGAAGCCCTGGAAATCCAGGTGTACCAGGAATTACTGGGAAACCAGGGAAACCAGGAGACCCAGGAAACCCA GGACCTGTTGGCcttaaaggagagaaaggagagagg ggAGACTTTGCATCCCAGAACATGATGCGCTCCATTGCCAGACAAGTTTGCGAACAGCTTGTGAACA GTCAGATGAGCAGAATTGACATGATGCTCAATCAGATTCCTTCTGGATATCGTAGCAACTCTCCGGGGCCACCCGGTCCTCCTGGCCCTCCTGGCAACCAAGGATCCCGTGGAGAGCCTGGACAGCCTGGTCGGACCGGTTTCCCAGGAAGCCCAGGTTTACCTGGAAATCAAGGAGAAAGAG GTTTGccaggagagaagggagagagaggatctACAGGAAATGGTATCAGAGGACAAAGAGGCCCAAGTGGGCCACCAG